gtattaacgtgtagcctggctggggaccaacagtagGACCAACAGTATTAACGTGTAGcctggctggggaccaacagtagtaacgtgtagcctggctggggaccaacagtagtaacgtgttgcctggctggggaccaacagtagtaacgtgtgtgtGTAGCCCggctggggaccaacagtagtaacgtgtagccaggctggggaccaacagtagtaacgtgtagtctggctggggaccaacagtagtaacgtgtagcctggctggtgaccaacagtagtaacgtgtagcctggctggggaccaacagtagtaacgtgtagcctggctggggaccaacagtagtaacgtgtagcctggctggggaccaacagtagtaacgtgtagcctggctggggaccaacagtagtaacgtgtagcctggctggtgaccaacagtagtaacgtgtagcctggctggggaccaacagtagtaacgtgtagcctggctggggaccaacagtagtaacgtgtagcctggctggggaccaacagtagtaacgtgtatgtagcctggctggggactaacagtagtaacgtgtagtCTGGCTGGTgaccaacagtagtaacgtgtagtCTGGCTGGTgaccaacagtagtaacgtgtagcccggctggggaccaacagtagtaacgtgtagcctggctggggaccaacagtagtaacgtgtagcctggctggggaccaacagtagtaacgtgtatgtagcctggctggggaccaacagtagtaacgtgtagtCTGGCTGGTgaccaacagtagtaacgtgtagcctggctggggaccaacagtagtaacgtgtagcctggctggggaccaacagtagtaacgtgtagcctggctggggaccaacagtagtaacgtgtatgtagcctggctggggaccaacagtagtaacgtgtagtctggctggggaccaacagtagtaacATCCAAATCTGTTGATTTTGATGACTGGCCCACATATGGGCTCTTCTTGCATGATAACATGATGAGTTATGTTGATGGTGATGACCTCAGGAGGACGTTGATGGGGTCCCAGTTGAGGTAAACACTGAAGGTGAGGGTGGGGGGCAGTTAGTGTCCAACAACTTACACTTGACACAAATTGGCAGATTCAGCTTTTATGGTTCCAGTCACTCCCTGTGCACTGTTGGGCCCCCGTGCTTGCCTGTCAGTGCGTCCCTATGTGTACGTTGATAAAGatctagctcttgggccccagtAAGCCACTAGTGGGGTCTACTGGACAACCAGATTCTTACGATTTAACACTATAAAATAAATTCAATTGTTTGATCTAAGTAGAGACGTTCCGCCTTTAAGTATCACAGCTAAACTATCTGTACTGCTACTCCAAAAATGTCACTATAGTATTACAGAGATTTAAGTTTGACTGAAACTCCGCAATTTTGACGGATTGGCTTTCAAAAAAAGCGCTGTCAATTGACTGTAcccggtgaaactgcaagcatgaGCTGTTATCGTATCTCAGcccatctgaagcctgctcctagagacTAATTTATTTCATAAGAGTGTACTTTGAAGCTACTATCACATAGGgaactgatttacctgagggccactaacgctagtgacctcgacgaggacaggaagtcggcggcttgtcgagGGTCCcctccccatttgccttgatgatcttttccagttgtattTTAAAAGTCATCGGAGTTttagcatttacggcttcggcgggtaggtggttccatgggttaataaccctgtgtgtgaaaagcatctcctgttctgtcctacattgtggcttgttgagcttgaacccgttgctccttgtttgtgttacatctgaccttctgaagaaattgtccggatcaacatcctctaacttgttcaatattttaagtttcaatgagatccgccctgtcatgcctggtctgcagtgttgttacccctgtggccctcaaccattcctgatacgagagatgactcggctctggaataacttttgttgcccggtgttgcaccttctccagagcagctatgtccttctgaaaatgaggtctctATGCTTGTAAATTAATCGAAATTGGTGTCCCACCAGAGATTCACACAGTTGAACcaataccttcttttccttacagTCAAAGATACGTTTGGTTAGCTTCTTTGACAGCGGCACCCACCTGCTATTCAACTTTcagtgagtggtggattttgactccaaggtccttttcgtCATTAATCTGCtgtaatataatgctattaatttggtagtcgTGGCGCGGGTTGTTAAGCTTCACATTCAGGGTCTTGCATTTGTcggtattaaaaagcatttgccaatcTTCTGACCCATTTGTGGAGttaatgtagatctctttgtaaggcttcaatatcattaccatttcccactttaccatatatctgtgtgtcatctgcaaaattgatgatgtggtttgtaatattttcatctatgtcattgatgtatatatgacaaaaagggtttgccctaaaatggacccctgtggcaccccacttaGCACATTTCCCCAGTCAGATTTCTTTCCATTTAGCacgaatttttgttttctttccttcaaccactgttttatccattctaatatCTTACCATTTATTTCatgggcctgtaatttccttgctgtCTTTCATGTGATgccttatcaaaagctttagctAAATCCATAGCAAAATCTACATCCACCGGAAGGCCATTGTCTGAGTAGCTGCTTACCATTTCCAGAAATCTGAGCAGATTTGTAAGGCAGGATGTGTTTTTAACAAACCCGTGTTGTGTCGATTGTACAAGATTGTTAATTGAAAGATGGTAACCGATTCCTCCCTGAGGATTCTCTCCGTGAGTTTGCAGATGTGTGACAAGCTGATCGGCCAGTAGTTTTCTGCTGAGCTCTATCTGCCTTTTGGGAAAATTAGGgataacatttgcatatttccaatctaggggGATTACCCCTTGGTCTAGAGATTTTGTGAATAGTAGTTTTagcggcaggcacagttcttctgccagTTCCTTAAGACTTTGGATTGGATTCCATCCACATCTGAGGCTTTTGAGTTTGTTTAGTTTGTCAGTGTTCTTTGTAATTACTTCGCATGTTATGGGTATATCCCGGAATTCATTCTCCTCCcctccttcaaacatttgtgtgggtgctGAGATGACATCCAATCTTTCGAGAGTGATCACTGATGTAAAACATTTAGTGTTTGCTGCTCTTATACTCTATTATAGCTCTCTTAGTCTCATCTATTATGGGTCCGACTGAGGCCTTTGTTTTGGTTTTACCTCTTATATAGGCAGAGAACGATTTGGGAGCTTtatgttttgggcaagttttctttcatagttTCTTATAGCTGATCTGATTTTCTGAGTGGTCGAGTTTAGTGGCCGTTTGTATAAATCATAATCAATGGCGTCCATCGTGGATTTATATATGTTCTCCAGAGGTTCCTCTTGGTTACCAATGCCAGGTTTACGACCTGTGGCATCCATCGAGTTCCCTTTCTTGTCTTTCTTATTTTCGGCACATATTCATGCACGAGTTCAGTGATGACCCTCTTGATATTTTGCCATGTTTCCGTGCCATGTTCATCCATCAGCTCCCTCCAGGAGATGGTTGGCAGCTCCTCTCTCATTCCTTGATAGTCACCTCGCTGGTAATCTAGACATTCGTCACCTTTGACCTTTATGTGGGTTTCTATATTTCCTAGTCCATCCTAAAATATGGTGGTCGCAGGAGGGGGTTAGCTTGTCCTCCCCTTCATGAATTCGATCCATCATACCCTCTTGTGTTGTTAGGACAAGTTCTAGTGTGCTGTTACCCCGTGTGGGCTCTACcacatgggctctatcatataacgaacctggtgaaactgcaagagctgtaatcctgcCATAGCTCAGATGAAACCTACTTCTAGAGATCCATGTATTTCATGAACCTGTTATATGCATCAGTaggaatttctctctctctctctctctctctctctctctctctctctctctctctctctctctctctctctctctctctctctctctctctctctctctctctctctctctctctctctctctctctctctctctctctctctctctctctcctctctctctctctctcactctctctctctctcactctctctcactcactctctctctctctctctctctctctctctctctctctctctctctctctctctctctctctctctctctctctctctctctctctctctctctctctctctctcactccccccccctctctctggtcTGGTCCAAGGCACTAACCTGAGGCATCTCTCCTACAGACATGTCGCTGGAGATCAAGGTCCTGAGTGCCTCCAGCCTCCAGAACCTGGAGACGCTGGGCAAGAGTGACCCGTACGTCACCATCAACTTCCAAGGTCAGTGTGTACGTCACCATCAACTTCCAAGGTCAGTGTGGACGTCACCATCAACTTCCAAGGTCAGTGTGTACCTCACCATCAACTTCCAAGGTCAGTgtgggcctcaccatcaacttccaAGGTCAGTgtgggcctcaccatcaacttccaAGGTCAGTgtgggcctcaccatcaacttccaAGGTCAGTGTgtacctcaccatcatcttccAAGGTCAGTGTGTACCTCACCATCAACTTCCAAGGTCAGTgtgggcctcaccatcaacttccaAGGTCAGTAtgtgcctcaccatcaacttccaAGGTCAGTgtgggcctcaccatcaacttccaAGGTCAGTgtgggcctcaccatcaacttccaAGGTCAGTgtgggcctcaccatcaacttccaAGGTCAGTGTGGGCCTCACCATCATCTTCCAAGGTCAGTgtgggcctcaccatcaacttccaAGGTCAGTGTgtacctcaccatcatcttccAAGGTCAGTAtgtgcctcaccatcaacttccaAGGTCAGTgtgggcctcaccatcaacttccaAGGTCAGTGTgtacctcaccatcatcttccAAGGTCAGTGTGTACCTCACCATCAACTTCCAAGGTCAGTgtgggcctcaccatcaacttccaAGGTCAGTgtgggcctcaccatcaacttccaAGGTCAGTGTGGGCCTCACCATCATCTTCCAAGGTCAGTGTGTACCTCACCATCAACTTCCAAGGTCAGTGTgtacctcaccatcatcttccAAGGTCAGTAtgtgcctcaccatcaacttccaAGGTCAGTgtgggcctcaccatcaacttccaAGGTCAGTGTgtacctcaccatcatcttccAAGGTCAGTGTGTACCTCACCATCAACTTCCAAGGTCAGTgtgggcctcaccatcaacttccaAGGTCAGTgtgggcctcaccatcaacttccaAGGTCAGTgtgggcctcaccatcaacttccaAGGTCAGTgtgggcctcaccatcaacttccaAGGTCAGTgtgggcctcaccatcaacttccaAGGTCAGTgtgggcctcaccatcaacttccaAGGTCAGTgtgggcctcaccatcaacttccaAGGTCAGTGTGGGCCTGACCATCAACTTCCAAGGTCAGTgtgggcctcaccatcaacttccaAGGTCAGTGTGTACCTCACCATCAACTTCCAAGGTCAGTgtgggcctcaccatcaacttccaAGGTCAGTgtgggcctcaccatcaacttccaAGGTCAGTgtgggcctcaccatcaacttccaAGGTCAGTgtgggcctcaccatcaacttccaAGGTCAGTgtgggcctcaccatcaacttccaAGGTCAGTgtgggcctcaccatcaacttccaAGGTCAGTgtgggcctcaccatcaacttccaAGGTCAGTgtgggcctcaccatcaacttccaAGGTCAGTgtgggcctcaccatcaacttccaAGGTCAGTgtgggcctcaccatcaacttccaAGGTCAGTgtgggcctcaccatcaacttccaAGGTCAGTgtgggcctcaccatcaacttccaAGGTCAGTGTGTACCTCACCATCAACTTCCAAGGTCAGTgtgggcctcaccatcaacttccaCCTATGAAGCACGGTGCTGCTGTGAAGCACGGTGCAGCTGTGAAGCACGGTGCAGCTATGAAGCACGGTGCAGCTGTGAAGCACGGTGCAGCTGTGAAGCACGGTGCAGCTGTGAAGCACGGTGCAGCTATGAAGCACGATGCAGCTATGAAGCACGGTGCAGCTGTGAAGCACGGTGCAGCTATGAAGCACGGTGCAGCTGTGAAGCACGGTGCAGCTGTGAAGCACGGTGCAGCTATGAAGCACGGTGCAGCTATGAAGCACGGTGCAGCTGTGAAGCACGGTGCAGCTATGAAGCACGGTGCAGCTGTGAAGCACGGTGCAGCTGTGAAGCACGGTGCAGCTGTGAAGCACGGTGCAGCTATGAAGCACGGTGCAGCTGTGAAGCACGGTGCAGCTATGAAGCACGGTGCAGCTGTGAAGCACGGTGCAGCTGTGAAGCACGGTGCAGCTATGAAGCACGGTGCAGCTGTGAAGCACGGTGCAGCTATGAAGCACGGTGCAGCTGTGAAGCACGGTGCAGCTGTGAAGCACGGTGCAGCTGTGAAGCACGGTGCAACTATGAAGCACGGTGCAGCTGTGAAGCACGGTGCAACTATGAAGCACGGTGCAGCTGTGAAGCACGGTGCAACTATGAAGCACGGTGCAGCTGTGAAGCACGGTGCCGCTGGTGAAGCACGGTGCAGCTGTGAAGCACGGTGCAGCTATGAAGCACGGTGCAGCTGTGAAGCACGGTGCAGCTGTGAAGCACGGGGCAGCTATGAAGCACGGTGCAGCTATGAAGCACGGTGTAGCTGTGAAGCACGGTGCAGCTGTGAAGCACGGTGCAGCTGTGAAGCACGGGGCAGCTATGAAGCACGGTGCAGCTATGAAGCACGGTGCAGCTGTGAAGCACGGTGCAGCTATGAAGCACGGTGCAGCTGTGAAGCACGGTGCAGCTATGAAGCACGGTGCAGCTGTGAAGCACGCTGCAGCTGTGAAGCACGGTGCAGCTATGAAGCACGGTGCAGCTATGAAGCACGGTGCAGCTGTGAAGCACGGGGCAGCTATGAAGCACGGTGCAGCTATGAAGCACGGTGCAGCTGTGAAGCACGGTGCAGCTGTGAAGCACGGTGCAGCTGTGAAGCACGGTGCAGCTATGAAGCACGGTGCAGCTATGAAGCACGGTGCAGCTGTGAAGCACGGTACAGCTGTGAAGCACGGTGCAGCTGTGAAGCACGGTGCAGCTATGAAGCACGGTGCAGCTGGTGAAGCACGGTGCAGCTGGTGAAGCACGGTGCAACTGTGAAGCACGGTGCAGCTATGAAGCACGGTGCAGCTGGTGAAGCACGGTGCAGCTGTGAAGCACGGTGCAACTGTGAAGCACGGTGCAGCTGTGAAGCACGGTGCAGCTATGAAGCACGGTGCAGCTATGAAGCACGGTGCAGCTGTGAAGCACGGTGCAGCTGTGAAGCACGGTGCAGCTGTGAAGCACGGTGCAGCTGTGAAGCACGGTGCAGCTGTGAAGCACGGTGCAGCTGGTGAAGCACGGTGCAGCTGTGAAGCACGGTGCAGCTGGTGAAGCACGGTGCAGCTATGAAGCACGGTGCAACTATGAAGCACGGTGCAGCTGGTGAAGCACGGTGCAGCTGTGAAGCACGGTGCAGCAGTCCAACCCGTTCTCCCATACAAAGAtctaagctcgttaatccagccgccaaacccccctgttcatgaatgaaaaacggtttacacacgactcacaactgatgccgtccgaacacttccggaacaaatgcttcgctcacgtcctctgttcgaaccacaattctataaatacttcacccacgaAGTTATAAATACAAATAACAACCAActgaacctaaatacctaacctaacctacgccaaactattcatacaatttttatgtataagaatattaatttatatatgagaacaacccAATTTTTAGTACAcaatatgttaaaattgatgaatgcgtttggggaggacggccgctgctttaaccagcctggtgtgagaacgggttgagctgTCAAGGCTGACACGCGACAAAAGTAAACATGCAGGACCGAACAATGACAACGATTTAAACTGATTATTTATAGGCTTAAAcaatacctggattgtacctggaaggAGTTTTGAGAGTTCTTCTATGGGTTGCACCCCTGTGGCAGGTCAATATTGGCCTGGTAGGCCTCATTTATAGGCCTAAGCACAGCTTTCCTGACCTAGACACAGGTAACCACATATTTTATTATAGAGTATAATtacagttataataataataaaaatatttgcaAAAAGGTACAATGGTTTGGCATGATTACACAAGACTGGTATTTTTTAAGATATAAAAATGTAAGCTCCaattttaacaaaatatatatttttttcaggcGAGAAAAAGAAAACTGAGGTGCAAGATGGGACGCTGGACCCAGTCTGGGATGAAACTCTGAGGTGGGAGCTGGGCACTAAGCCCCCCCGGGCCGACGAGTGCATTGACATTACGGTAAAGGACTATGAAAGAATAGGGAAGAACAGGTAAGTTTCTCACTGCAGGAGACTGCCTCATATTTTTTACATGGCCATGTGGCCATGGCAATTTTTACAATTGCCACATGGCatttgtgtactcgcctattgtgtgtgttagtgtgttttTCCCATTtctttgagaaatcccaaggcactccttCCCCAGGGGCTGAGTCTcaaacgctatgggaacaaaagtGTAATGACATTCCAATCACCTGTATTTAACTGATTTTATTATTtctctgtggttggccgccccaattGCTTAATCAGCTCTGAAGTTtatgtaggtgtcagccagggtggattcaCATGTGTACTCCCACACCAGCTGTTTGCCCCTCTTCCAGGGATATATGTGATGCCATCTGAGTGAAGTGCGGAGTCATCCAGGTTTTGGTCCCCTagaatgcgaggttctctctctgctgagcACTGTGCTGCGGAAAGACTCCTCTTGATGtcattaataataatagtaataatttttACTTGGAAGAAGATACAATGGGTTGGTAAGATTACACAAGAccggtatttttacattcattcaAAGCCACTGacatgcatagcgttttgggcagaacCTCATTGTATCTTGCATGCCAACCCTTCGAGTTTTTGcagtgcaacccatgcagtccatatatattggtctgcttccaccctgttgcaaatacacttgtactcagtgtgaattggggcaccaaggcggagggtcaCTGCTACGTGAAGGggagaagggattctggatctagacgcgtgtctgttgccgacatgggtactgccagaaggaagtccccttcaTAAGGGGCagacactgctctgaggcgggctttctccttatctgatgttgcggcgctgagcatggcatcagctattttTTCCACTAGTGGATGGTCCCAgctggacttttttttttttgttggatcTATATGTTgcgtgctggggctgcaagagcatcccactgatttgaacattcaatgaaagcaggatcgtgtgacCCTGCTGAACATTTATACATTAAAGATGGTGGCCCTCGGGTAACTCTCCTTATAACCTGTTGTGTTGTAAGTTAATTTACTATTATATCTAACATTCAAATTTACTTGTTAATCTGGCCATGATATTGTAGATAAAAATTACTTCAACAACTAGAATATACTGAAAGAAGTTGTAGACCACACATATGTATGTGTGACCACATATGTATGTGTGACCACACACATATGCATGTGTGACCACACATACGCATGTGTGACCACACATACGCATGTGACCACACATACGCATGTGTGACTACACATACGCATGTGACCACACATACGCATGTGTGACCACACATACGCATGTGTGACCACACATACATGTATGTGTGGTCATCAGCTAGAATATACTGAAAGAAGTTGTAGAAGTCACTTTCATCTATTTCCCCATGGCGaactggtaacacactcgcctggcctttcgtggcctgggttcgtatcctggtcagggaggattgactgggtgtcagtccttaactgtagcctctgttcacccagcagagaatgggtacctggttgttaaacaatttggcaggTCATATTCCATGGAAAATTAGGATTaggatgcccgaaacgctttgcgtaatagtggctttaggcattgtatgtactagctctacctataagtcaaccaatctttgtaaaaatttcttgtatgtatgtaccttatctaaataaacatttatttatttatatttatttatttattaatgacttgctcgaaacgctatggctgtacaagaatgtaaaaactcttgtataaataaataaataaaataaataaataaataaaacaaaaatacattacatacatacaggaTATGAGTAAATCCGTATATTTCTCCTATTGAACAATAACTCCCTTACAACAAGACTAATGTTAGAGAAAACGTCCAGAGAGTTCACGGACACCAACGGAGCTGCACGTACTCTCCCAGCATGTAAACACAGTGTCCATGGGAGGGGGCgggaaggtcggccatcttggcgcgcggattgaacgctcctggctggactttctttccacaccttacctggaactcatctttaattcagctggcttctttgggccagtgtgtgctcactgcagctacccaggggctcacaggaccgggggaggccggagcctcccaaatggacgcctccccgagcgggggcgccatggatgttgacagcaagtcccagagaggaaaacgtctgctagaagatgagtcggctgatgctgccccagagcgagatgctaagaggatatcctccccttcagaagaccttagtcttgtggtaccccgttcctcgtttgtggtagtcctaatccagtcagaatcaggtcagtgcgtcttt
This sequence is a window from Procambarus clarkii isolate CNS0578487 chromosome 80, FALCON_Pclarkii_2.0, whole genome shotgun sequence. Protein-coding genes within it:
- the LOC138357883 gene encoding uncharacterized protein, with protein sequence MFEGGEENEFRDIPITCEVITKNTDKLNKLKSLRCGWNPIQSLKELAEELCLPLKLLFTKSLDQGVIPLDWKYANVIPNFPKRQIELSRKLLADQLVTHLQTHGENPQGGIGYHLSINNLVQSTQHGFVKNTSCLTNLLRFLEMVSSYSDNGLPVDVDFAMDLAKAFDKASHERQQGNYRPMK